One part of the Cyprinus carpio isolate SPL01 chromosome B12, ASM1834038v1, whole genome shotgun sequence genome encodes these proteins:
- the l3mbtl2 gene encoding lethal(3)malignant brain tumor-like protein 2, protein MPNRCVAYGCGKFSGQNVAMFRFPKDPEESSKWEKQVKKTRKKWVAKTYSHLCSEHFSKDCFDPKSYAAAKTMGFKGLKLKDGAVPTIFIRPPCSNCGGSGVSCSFCTKRRRGATTEPQRLASDEQEWTFMNDGEEGIFEREHHNTSDDDVNNSVALSSCAEVTCEMCGTKGTTETFFSRSKRFCSVSCSRSYSSNSKKSSVLARLQGRPPTRKSSHKLSLKSQTEASHSKVNEQHQESRAFGQDATFAGFDWGNYLEKSGLLAAPVSCFRHVPLCAQWDDIYVGLKVEVLNTHTALPSKVYWIATVVQLAGYMALLRYEGFEDDDSHDLWCNLGTADVHPIGWCAVNSKLLVPPQEVHQHIKDWKSYLMERLVGAHTLPVDFHVKMADCLRCPFRQGVRVEVVDRSQVSRTRLAVVDTVIGGRLRLLYEDGGLGPSGEVLSDFWCHMQSPLLHPVGWSERVGHSIKETDTSVNMSSHPAFRKVLQNSVPDQFKKFRTVYMGDTFFEEGMKLEAIDPLNLGNICVASVRKVLLDGYIMVGIDGVEIGDGSDWFCYHASSHAILPVGYCESNNIPLTLPPGYDQATFTWTKYLEETGTVAAPRRLFNTDDVGHGFTSGMKLEAVDLMEPRLVCVATVRRCLGRLLLLHFDGWEPEFDQWVDCQTPEIYPVGWCEITGYQLQPPIGPEPPQGQERLHTSKKAKPFMGKRKRRFMKKNMSKCTSKTQPTENPEKNQSQEASKPSGTPLTLQIKTEPEEEIIAVKVKVEEMETPLLSSAQTKERDNPEPFTTFKQEDSV, encoded by the exons atgcctAACCGATGCGTTGCTTATGGCTGTGGGAAGTTCAGCGGGCAAAATGTCGCAATGTTCAGATTTCCCAAAGACCCCGAGGAGTCCAGCAAATGGGAGAAGCAGGTCAAGAAGACCCGAAAGAAATGGGTCGCCAAGACGTACTCCCATCTATGCTCTGAGCACTTCAGCAAGGACTGCTTTGATCCGAAATCTTATGCCGCTGCAAAGACAATGGGATTCAAAGGGCTGAAACTGAAGGATGGAGCTGTCCCGACGATTTTCATCCGACCACCGTGCAGTAACTGCGGAGGAAGCGGTGTCTCCTGTTCCTTTTGTACGAAGAGGAGACGCGGAGCGACCACTGAACCTCAACGGCTCGCATCA GATGAACAGGAATGGACATTTATGAATGATGGAGAAGAAGGAATATTTGAAAGAGAACACCACAACACCAGTGATGATGATGTTAATAATTCTGTGGCCCTTTCTTCCTGTGCAGAAG TTACTTGTGAAATGTGTGGAACCAAAGGCACCACGGAAACCTTCTTCTCCAGGTCCAAGCGCTTCTGTAGTGTGTCATGCTCGCGTTCATACTCATCCAACTCAAAGAAATCCTCAGTTCTTGCACGGCTGCAG GGAAGGCCACCCACTAGGAAGTCATCACACAAACTGTCTCTGAAATCACAGACTGAGGCTTCACACTCAAAAGTGAATGAGCAGCATCAGGAGAGCAGAGCATTTGGACAAGATG CTACTTTTGCTGGGTTTGACTGGGGTAATTACCTTGAGAAAAGTGGCCTCCTCGCTGCCCCGGTATCCTGCTTCAGACAT GTACCACTCTGCGCTCAATGGGACGACATCTATGTGGGGTTAAAAGTGGAGGTTCTCAACACTCACACAGCCTTGCCAAGTAAGGTGTACTGGATCGCCACTGTTGTGCAGCTGGCAG GCTATATGGCTCTTCTGCGTTATGAGGGTTTTGAGGATGATGACAGCCATGACCTGTGGTGTAATTTAGGCACGGCTGATGTTCATCCTATAGGCTGGTGTGCAGTGAACAGCAAGCTTCTGGTGCCCCCTCAAG AGGTCCACCAGCATATTAAAGACTGGAAATCCTACCTTATGGAGAGACTGGTTGGAGCGCACACTCTTCCTGTTGACTTTCATGTCAAG ATGGCAGACTGTTTGAGGTGTCCGTTCAGGCAGGGGGTTCGAGTGGAGGTGGTCGATCGCTCGCAGGTGAGCCGTACTCGTTTGGCAGTGGTGGATACTGTCATAGGAGGCCGACTCAGACTGCTGTATGAGGATGGGGGACTGGGACCCTCGGGTGAAGTGCTCTCAGATTTCTGGTGTCACATGCAGAGTCCTCTATTACACCCTGTAGGCTGGTCTGAAAGAGTGGGCCACTCAATCAAAGAAACAG ATACGAGTGTCAACATGAGTAGCCATCCAGCATTTCGCAAAGTCCTTCAAAACAGTGTGCCAGATCAGTTCAAGAAG TTTAGGACAGTTTACATGGGAGATACGTTTTTTGAGGAAGGCATGAAACTTGAAGCAATTGATCCGCTGAACCTTGGGAACATCTGCGTTGCATCAGTCCGTAAG GTGTTGCTGGATGGATACATCATGGTAGGCATTGACGGTGTCGAGATTGGTGATGGTTCTGACTGGTTTTGTTATCATGCCAGCTCACATGCCATTTTACCTGTTGGATACTGTGAGAGCAACAACATACCTCTTACCCTACCTCCTG GTTATGATCAAGCCACATTCACATGGACAAAATATTTAGAAGAAACAGGAACTGTAGCTGCTCCACGAAGACTTTTCAACACA GATGATGTAGGCCATGGCTTTACCTCAGGTATGAAGCTAGAGGCAGTGGACCTCATGGAGCCACGGTTGGTGTGTGTGGCCACTGTTAGGCGCTGCTTAGGCCGGCTTCTTCTTCTACACTTTGATGGCTGGGAGCCTGAGTTTGATCAGTGGGTAGACTGTCAGACTCCTGAAATTTATCCTGTGGGCTGGTGTGAAATCACTGGCTACCAGCTGCAGCCACCCATAGGCCCAG AACCACCTCAGGGTCAGGAACGCTTACACACAAGCAAAAAGGCAAAACCTTTTATGGGAAAAAGAA AGCGAAGATTTATGAAGAAAAACATGAGTAAATGCACATCTAAAACCCAGCCCACTGAGAATCCAGAGAAGAATCAATCACAAGAGGCATCAAAACCTTCTGGCACTCCACTTACCTTACAAATAAAGACTGAACCTGAAGAAGAAA TTATTGCCGTAAAAGTGAAGGTGGAGGAAATGGAAACCCCCTTATTATCCAGTGCACAAACCAAAGAAAGGGACAACCCAGAACCCTTCACAACCTTCAAACAGGAGGACTCAGTTTAA